The proteins below are encoded in one region of Drosophila santomea strain STO CAGO 1482 chromosome 2R, Prin_Dsan_1.1, whole genome shotgun sequence:
- the LOC120445654 gene encoding uncharacterized protein LOC120445654 produces MPNIVALKLGASYSLVAGHKDEGNILALDQLALQQQISANFLFHAFSNYKKTPSERKTLDFIAKKWLHIQMLWREFRLRDKQIRRRGHKDARFLEHGYFQLELFELVHEKYMVVRGLLSRDKRNLLAGQPATRP; encoded by the coding sequence ATGCCGAATATTGTCGCACTAAAGCTGGGCGCTAGCTATTCGCTGGTGGCGGGTCACAAGGACGAGGGCAATATCCTTGCGCTGGACCAATtggcgttgcagcagcaaatCAGTGCGAATTTCCTTTTCCACGCGTTCTCGAACTACAAGAAAACGCCATCCGAGCGAAAAACGCTGGACTTTATTGCCAAAAAATGGCTGCACATCCAGATGCTGTGGCGCGAGTTTCGGCTGAGGGATAAGCAAATACGGCGGCGAGGCCACAAGGATGCGCGCTTTCTGGAGCACGGCTACTTCCAGCTGGAGCTCTTCGAGCTGGTCCACGAAAAGTACATGGTTGTCCGTGGACTCCTGAGTCGTGACAAAAGAAATCTGCTCGCCGGTCAGCCAGCAACACGGCCATAA